A window of the Diorhabda carinulata isolate Delta chromosome 1, icDioCari1.1, whole genome shotgun sequence genome harbors these coding sequences:
- the LOC130896430 gene encoding ATP-dependent DNA helicase Q1-like, with product MEEKDYTEELAKINSRIQEYRAAQKRISDILSTLVAQKERLELNYNLTREVNTWKDGVFEWSNKILDILKEVFNFENFRLKQLTAINATLSKQDVLLLMPTGGGKSLVYQLPALVDGGLTVVISPLIALIEDQLISLKKMDIEAATINASTARREKKVIQDLMVTKNSKLRILFVTPEWVAKSKMFMSCLKKCYEKKSLVRIVIDEVHCCSTWGHDFRPDYQHLGLFKQMFPEVPILGLTATATMEILADIKKTLNLKSHVVLTSPFNRPNLFYKVVFKPEKNECVKMIANWMKNRYKDMSGIIYTSTIKESEELSIALKDQNLRVKYYHAQLDPEHKTIIHKRWLENKYQAVVATTAFGMGIDKPDVRFVIHYSLPKSLEGLYQESGRAGRDGEKSDCILMFGLTDFLKHHSNANRPAEEQQAQDILAYCLEKNSCRRKIVMEHFRDTYKPSDCDSMCDNCKNQSPRITYVLNGILKYIVNIIKNSNEKESKLTLLKLLNTWNAHFKNKICSKEQQEYVIGYFIKENYLAVERGYSMYTNLAYIQLGPCVNNGKKIIIRHPDHFSLPEIITVTDDQRVQEFNDNSDAINITSDSEIAVSNDSNEQHDIFLANVNLMLEKELATENSVPRGKKRRHKNEEASESD from the exons ATGGAAGAAAAGG ATTATACTGAAGAACTTGCAAAAATTAACAGTAGAATTCAAGAATACCGTGCAGCTCAGAAACGCATTTCAGATATATTAAGTACTTTAGTTGCACAAAAGGAGCGGTTAGAATTGAATTACAATCTGACTAGGGAAGTAAACACCTGGAAAGATGGTGTTTTTGAGTGGTCGAATAAAATACTTGACATTTTGAAAGAAGTTttcaattttgagaattttcggTTAAAACAGTTGACAGCTATTAATGCCACATTATCAAAACAGGATGTATTGCTATTAATGCCTACTGGGGGAGGTAAAAGCCTAGTTTACCAGTTACCTGCTTTAGTTGATGGAGGTTTGACAGTAGTTATTTCCCCTTTAATTGCTCTGATAGAAGATCAGCTGatatctttgaaaaaaatggacATTGAGGCAGCTACGATTAATGCTAGCACAGCAAGACGTGAAAAGAAGGTAATACAGGATTTGATGGTTACAAAAAATTCTAAGCTTCGAATACTGTTTGTTACCCCAGAATGGGTAGCAAAAAGCAAAATGTTCATGTCCTGTCTTAAAAAGTGTTATGAGAAGAAATCACTTGTTAGAATTGTTATag ATGAAGTACATTGTTGCTCCACATGGGGACATGATTTTCGACCAGACTATCAACATTTGGgattatttaaacaaatgttTCCTGAAGTTCCTATACTAGGTTTAACAGCAACTGCTACAATGGAGATATTAGCTGATATTAAGAAAACTCTTAATCTCAAGTCTCATGTGGTTTTAACCTCTCCGTTTAATAGACCAAATCTGTTTTATAAG GTGGTATTTAAACCTGAAAAAAACGAGTGTGTAAAGATGATTGCAAATTGGATGAAGAACAGATATAAAGACATGTCTGGAATTATTTATACTTCCACAATCAAAGAATCTGAAGAACTTAGCATTGCATTAAAAGACCAAAATTTACGAGTAAAATATTACCATGCTCAACTTGATCCTGAGCATAAAACTATAATTCATAAACGATGGCTGGAGAATAAATATCAAGCAGTAGTTGCTACTACTGCTTTTGGAATGGGAATTG ATAAACCAGATGTGAGATTTGTTATTCATTATTCACTACCCAAGAGTTTAGAAGGACTCTATCAGGAAAGTGGAAGAGCAGGAAGAGATGGTGAAAAGTCAGATTGTATTCTTATGTTTGGGTTAACTGACTTTTTAAAACATCACAGCAACGCAAATAGACCTGCAGAGGAACAACAAGCTCAAGATATTCTAGCATATTGTCTCGAGAAAAATAG TTGTAGAAGAAAAATTGTTATGGAACATTTCAGAGATACCTATAAACCTTCCGACTGTGATAGTATGTGTGATAATTGTAAAAATCAATCTCCGAGGATTACCTATGTACTTAatggtattttaaaatatattgtaaatattataaaaaacagtAATGAAAAAGAATCTAAATTAACTCTACTGAAACTATTGAACACTTGGAACGctcattttaaaaacaaaatttgttccaAAGAACAACAAGAGTATGTAATTGGTTATTTTATCAAGGAAAATTATCTCGCTGTAGAAAGAGGATACTCCATGTACACAAATTTAGCATACATACAGCTAGGCCCGTGTGTCAATAACGGAAAGAAAATAATCATCAGACATCCAGATCATTTCAGTTTGCCGGAGATAATAACTGTCACTGATGATCAACGAGTTCAAGAATTCAATGACAATAGTGACGCCATAAATATTACATCTGATTCTGAAATAGCTGTCTCTAATGACAGTAACGAACAACACGACATTTTCCTAGCAAATGTGAATCTAATGTTAGAAAAAGAGTTAGCAACTGAGAATTCCGTACCTAGGGGCAAAAAACGAAGACATAAGAATGAAGAGGCATCAGAGTCAGATTAA